The following are encoded in a window of Verrucomicrobiia bacterium genomic DNA:
- a CDS encoding Na(+)/H(+) antiporter subunit D — protein sequence MSNFWLHPALILVLGALALPWIPARARKLWLLAVPLLTFWRVAQLTPGVQGELGFLQWTLVFGRVDALSQIFGYIMGLVCVIATLYGLHVQEAGQHSAAWFYAAGSLGVIYAGDFLTLFVFWELMAFASVFLIWYRREPRALASGFRYLLVHVAGGLSLLAGIVLHHGATGSLAFESFPASQGNAAGWLILAGFLLNAAVPPLHAWLPDAYAEGTFNGSVFLSALTTKTAVYALCRGFAGWEILVPLGVIMALYGVVYAVLENDCRRLLAYHIISQVGYMVAGVGMGTAMAINGACAHAFAHILYKGLLFMGCGAVLHMTGESRFTGLGGLYKKMPWTFLFTLIGGLSISAFPLFSGFVSKSMIVAAGFQEHRLWAAYLLMLASVGTFLHTGLKVPYFIWFGQNRCRAETWQRATDPPWNMNAAMAIAAFLCIFIGVYTPYLYNMLPHQAAVASYHPYTAYHVSETLLVLLFTAVGFFLLLKKLEPTPTVSLDLDWFYRMAGRAFLRLAEGPVQRADAWVGTLYQNLGLAGLMRTARLTGQFDQRVIDGAVDGLAAAVAAVGARMRMIQRGHLQESLALAFAAAAVLLLLFLWFW from the coding sequence ATGAGTAATTTCTGGCTGCATCCCGCCCTCATTCTGGTTTTAGGCGCGCTGGCTCTGCCCTGGATTCCGGCGCGGGCACGCAAGCTCTGGCTGCTGGCGGTGCCGCTGCTGACGTTCTGGCGGGTGGCCCAACTTACACCGGGCGTGCAGGGGGAGCTGGGATTTTTGCAGTGGACACTGGTGTTTGGGCGTGTGGATGCGCTGAGTCAGATCTTCGGTTACATCATGGGGTTGGTGTGTGTCATAGCCACGCTCTATGGCCTGCACGTCCAGGAGGCTGGCCAGCACAGCGCAGCATGGTTTTATGCCGCCGGCTCCCTGGGGGTCATTTATGCGGGGGATTTTCTGACTTTGTTTGTGTTTTGGGAGCTGATGGCCTTTGCGTCGGTTTTTTTGATTTGGTACCGGCGTGAGCCTCGTGCCTTGGCGTCTGGTTTCCGATATCTATTGGTACACGTGGCCGGCGGTTTGTCCTTGCTGGCTGGCATTGTTTTGCATCATGGCGCCACAGGCAGCCTGGCATTTGAGTCGTTTCCTGCCAGTCAGGGGAATGCAGCGGGCTGGCTAATTTTGGCAGGATTTCTTTTGAATGCGGCCGTGCCGCCCTTGCATGCCTGGCTGCCGGATGCCTACGCTGAAGGCACATTCAATGGTTCGGTCTTTCTGTCCGCTTTGACCACCAAGACTGCGGTGTATGCCTTGTGCCGCGGGTTTGCGGGGTGGGAGATACTCGTGCCGTTGGGGGTCATCATGGCTTTGTACGGCGTGGTTTATGCAGTTTTGGAAAATGACTGCCGCCGCCTGCTGGCCTATCACATCATCAGTCAGGTGGGGTACATGGTGGCAGGGGTGGGCATGGGCACGGCCATGGCCATCAATGGCGCGTGCGCTCATGCCTTTGCCCACATTCTCTACAAGGGCTTGCTGTTTATGGGATGTGGCGCAGTCTTGCACATGACCGGGGAGAGCCGCTTTACGGGCCTTGGGGGATTGTACAAGAAGATGCCCTGGACTTTCTTGTTTACTTTAATAGGTGGCTTGTCCATTTCAGCGTTTCCCTTGTTTAGCGGCTTCGTGAGCAAATCCATGATTGTGGCCGCGGGATTTCAAGAGCACCGCCTCTGGGCGGCTTATTTGTTAATGCTGGCCTCGGTGGGTACGTTTCTGCATACCGGGCTGAAGGTGCCATACTTTATCTGGTTTGGACAAAACCGCTGCCGTGCGGAGACGTGGCAGCGCGCTACGGATCCGCCATGGAACATGAACGCAGCTATGGCCATTGCCGCATTCCTCTGCATTTTCATCGGTGTTTACACTCCCTATCTCTACAATATGCTGCCTCATCAAGCGGCGGTGGCCAGCTATCATCCTTACACGGCTTATCACGTTTCGGAGACGCTGCTGGTGCTCTTGTTCACAGCGGTGGGATTCTTTCTTTTGCTCAAGAAACTCGAACCCACCCCCACCGTCAGTTTGGACCTGGACTGGTTCTATCGCATGGCTGGGCGCGCCTTCTTACGGCTGGCCGAGGGGCCCGTGCAACGGGCCGACGCCTGGGTGGGGACACTTTATCAAAACCTCGGTCTGGCCGGTTTGATGCGCACGGCGCGGCTCACGGGGCAATTTGATCAGCGCGTCATTGATGGCGCCGTGGATGGCCTGGCGGCAGCCGTTGCGGCTGTAGGAGCGCGGATGCGAATGATTCAACGCGGGCACTTACAGGAAAGCCTCGCGCTGGCTTTCGCGGCTGCAGCGGTGCTGCTGCTTTTATTCCTCTGGTTCTGGTAA
- a CDS encoding NADH-quinone oxidoreductase subunit M, which produces MPELIYNNGFPWLSVLIFSPLAALTVLLLLPGERAQRWWTLLFTSAACVVSWALYFQFNTQTAAFQLVERHPWISPWRIYYTVGVDGLSLWLVLLTTLVMPLCVLASWAYIQTRVKEFLASLLLMETAMLGVFCALDFVLFFVFWEAMLIPMALIVGVWGGPRKIYAALKFFVYTMAGSVFLLVAIIALYLKTGSFHIPDLMNRGFDAPFQFWVFLAFFISFAIKVPMFPFHTWLPAAHVEAPTAGSVLLASILLKMGTYGFVRFSLPITPHAAQVFAPAIQWLSVVAIIYGGLTALAQTDMKKLVAYSSVGHMGFVTLGIFTFTSGGLEGAMLQMINHGITTGALFIGVGLLYERLHTREMNAAAGLGKYMPIFITAFGVFALSSMAFPGTNSFVGEFLVLSSAFASVPVVAVAAVPGVVIAAAYLLRLLQRLAWGGTQNPDHTGLRDLDWREVLALLPLFILVFWLGLKPGPFVEAMRPSLVLLLQQVKAGMPVPGL; this is translated from the coding sequence ATGCCTGAATTGATTTACAACAATGGATTTCCCTGGTTGAGCGTGCTGATTTTCAGTCCGCTGGCAGCCTTGACGGTGTTGCTGCTCTTGCCGGGAGAACGGGCGCAACGCTGGTGGACGCTGCTGTTCACCAGCGCGGCGTGCGTGGTTTCGTGGGCTTTGTATTTCCAATTCAACACGCAAACCGCGGCATTTCAGTTGGTCGAGCGGCACCCCTGGATTTCACCCTGGCGCATTTACTACACCGTTGGCGTAGATGGCCTCAGTCTGTGGTTGGTTCTGTTAACCACCCTGGTTATGCCGCTGTGCGTGCTGGCCTCATGGGCCTACATTCAGACCCGCGTCAAAGAGTTCCTCGCCTCCCTTCTGCTGATGGAGACTGCGATGCTGGGGGTTTTTTGCGCGCTGGATTTTGTGCTCTTTTTTGTCTTTTGGGAGGCCATGTTGATCCCCATGGCCCTGATTGTCGGGGTATGGGGTGGCCCGCGTAAAATTTATGCTGCCTTGAAGTTTTTTGTTTATACGATGGCGGGGTCGGTATTCTTATTGGTGGCCATCATTGCGTTGTATCTCAAGACAGGATCATTTCACATCCCGGATCTCATGAATCGCGGCTTCGATGCCCCCTTTCAATTCTGGGTGTTTTTGGCGTTTTTCATATCTTTCGCCATCAAAGTGCCCATGTTTCCCTTCCACACGTGGTTGCCGGCTGCCCATGTCGAGGCCCCCACGGCCGGCAGTGTGCTGCTGGCCAGCATCCTGCTCAAGATGGGCACCTATGGTTTCGTTCGTTTCAGCCTGCCCATCACTCCGCACGCCGCCCAGGTTTTTGCCCCAGCCATTCAATGGCTCTCCGTGGTGGCGATCATCTATGGCGGCCTGACCGCTCTGGCGCAAACCGACATGAAGAAATTGGTGGCCTACTCCAGCGTGGGGCACATGGGTTTCGTCACGTTAGGAATTTTCACCTTTACCAGCGGGGGATTGGAAGGAGCAATGTTGCAAATGATCAATCACGGGATCACCACGGGGGCTTTGTTTATTGGGGTGGGATTGTTGTACGAGCGCCTGCATACCCGGGAAATGAACGCGGCGGCTGGATTGGGGAAATACATGCCCATTTTTATCACTGCCTTTGGCGTGTTTGCCCTGTCCAGCATGGCCTTTCCAGGGACCAATAGCTTTGTCGGCGAGTTTCTGGTTTTAAGCTCGGCTTTTGCGTCTGTGCCGGTGGTGGCGGTGGCGGCTGTGCCGGGAGTCGTCATTGCCGCGGCTTACCTTTTGCGGCTGCTGCAGCGCTTGGCGTGGGGGGGCACGCAAAACCCTGATCACACGGGCCTCAGGGATTTGGATTGGCGTGAAGTTCTGGCTTTATTGCCGCTGTTTATTTTAGTGTTTTGGCTGGGGTTAAAACCCGGGCCTTTTGTGGAAGCCATGCGGCCCAGCTTGGTGCTCCTGCTTCAGCAAGTTAAAGCCGGGATGCCTGTGCCCGGATTGTAG
- a CDS encoding NADH-quinone oxidoreductase subunit N, whose protein sequence is MLSFITSYLPELVLLAGALALFLVTLGERQGKLARRVALGVALATILGSVVALPAENLLFDGAYRVDGFSQILKLFLALGLFLSLLAAGGLQDIPADFRPEFYLFTVLSGFGLVTLVSCVDVLTLVVALQMASFPLYLLVPLRREREGQRAQMESAAKYIMFGIAANGIMLFGLSYLYGITGATALPALMQKLRPFAESPLALAGLTLTCCGLFYKLAVFPFHFWTPDVYQGSSNESAAIIASLPKLGAVAVLARLTALATPDNPRFALLLAVLAAASMFYGNLAALVQTDLKRLLGFSGIAHAGYTVVGLVALDRDGRAAALYYLFAYLFMILACFVVICGVSREGRNVALGELAGLHRRSPLLAWTLLVGVFGLAGVPPLAGFIGKLALLKAALAQGWLWLVVLTVINSAIAIYYYLLLIREAFFREADNSAPLELDASATWLCWLLTLGILALGVFPGRILALLSMVV, encoded by the coding sequence ATGCTGTCCTTCATCACATCTTACCTGCCTGAGCTGGTGCTGCTGGCCGGAGCGCTGGCCTTGTTTTTGGTGACCTTGGGTGAACGGCAGGGCAAGCTTGCCCGGCGTGTTGCACTAGGGGTGGCTCTGGCCACCATCCTGGGTTCCGTCGTGGCACTGCCGGCGGAAAACTTGCTTTTCGATGGCGCCTATCGGGTGGACGGTTTCTCGCAAATTCTCAAGCTGTTTCTGGCGTTGGGACTTTTTCTATCCCTATTGGCGGCAGGCGGTTTGCAGGACATTCCGGCTGACTTTCGCCCAGAATTTTATTTATTCACCGTCCTGAGCGGATTTGGCCTGGTCACACTGGTAAGCTGTGTGGATGTGCTTACACTGGTGGTGGCTTTGCAGATGGCGTCGTTTCCTCTGTATCTTCTGGTGCCGCTGCGACGCGAACGTGAGGGCCAGCGCGCCCAGATGGAGTCCGCCGCCAAATACATTATGTTTGGCATCGCCGCCAATGGCATCATGTTGTTTGGGCTGAGTTATCTTTATGGCATCACAGGGGCCACCGCCTTGCCGGCTTTAATGCAAAAGCTGCGTCCTTTTGCGGAATCCCCGCTGGCCCTGGCCGGTCTAACGCTGACCTGTTGCGGACTTTTTTACAAGCTGGCCGTGTTTCCTTTCCATTTCTGGACGCCGGACGTCTATCAGGGCTCCTCCAACGAATCCGCGGCCATCATCGCGTCATTGCCCAAACTCGGCGCGGTGGCCGTTTTAGCGCGTCTGACGGCCCTGGCCACCCCGGATAACCCCCGTTTTGCCCTGCTGCTGGCGGTGCTGGCCGCGGCCTCCATGTTTTATGGCAACCTGGCCGCTTTGGTGCAGACAGACCTCAAACGGTTGCTGGGCTTCAGCGGCATTGCTCACGCCGGCTACACGGTGGTGGGCTTGGTGGCATTGGATCGGGATGGCCGCGCCGCCGCCTTATACTATCTCTTTGCCTATCTCTTCATGATCCTGGCCTGCTTCGTGGTAATATGCGGCGTTTCCCGGGAAGGGCGCAACGTGGCCCTGGGAGAGTTGGCCGGACTGCATCGGCGCTCGCCCCTGTTGGCCTGGACCCTTTTAGTGGGCGTGTTCGGCCTGGCAGGAGTGCCGCCGCTGGCGGGGTTTATTGGGAAGCTGGCCCTTCTCAAGGCGGCACTGGCTCAAGGGTGGTTGTGGCTGGTGGTGCTCACGGTCATCAACAGCGCCATCGCCATCTACTACTACTTGCTGCTAATCCGCGAGGCGTTCTTCCGGGAGGCCGATAACTCCGCCCCGTTGGAATTAGATGCTTCGGCCACCTGGCTTTGTTGGTTGCTCACCCTGGGCATTCTCGCCCTTGGAGTGTTCCCCGGCCGAATTCTCGCGCTGTTGAGCATGGTGGTCTAG
- a CDS encoding ribonuclease H-like domain-containing protein produces the protein MKNIVYLDVETQKSAEEVGGWHKIGDMRMSVGVIYSTAAGEYKIFLESQVDQLIKELLRADLVVGYNHERFDYEVLHAYTPMDLRQVPSLDLLLELQAVTNRRLPLDDVAAATLGVKKTSEGMQALEWFKQGKLLEIAEYCCYDVKLTRLLHEYGGAHQHVWYFDNTGKKVKVPVKWRLA, from the coding sequence ATGAAGAATATCGTCTATCTGGATGTGGAGACGCAGAAATCCGCCGAGGAAGTGGGCGGATGGCACAAGATTGGGGACATGCGCATGAGTGTGGGGGTGATCTACAGCACCGCCGCCGGCGAGTACAAAATATTCCTCGAGTCGCAGGTGGATCAGTTGATCAAGGAGCTGCTGCGCGCGGATTTGGTGGTGGGATACAACCATGAGCGGTTTGACTACGAGGTGTTGCATGCCTACACCCCGATGGATTTGCGGCAGGTGCCCTCCCTGGATTTGCTTTTGGAATTACAGGCCGTAACCAACCGCCGTTTGCCCTTGGACGATGTCGCTGCGGCCACCTTGGGCGTGAAAAAAACCAGCGAAGGCATGCAGGCCTTGGAATGGTTCAAGCAGGGCAAGCTCTTGGAAATTGCGGAGTATTGCTGCTACGATGTCAAACTGACCCGCCTCCTGCATGAATACGGTGGCGCCCATCAGCATGTGTGGTATTTCGACAACACCGGCAAAAAGGTTAAAGTGCCGGTGAAGTGGCGATTGGCATAA
- a CDS encoding valine--pyruvate transaminase has translation MNPEVISRVGAKWSQVTGIGELMEDLGHALTVDPEMRMLGGGNPALVPEFMQAAQQRMAAMLREPEAMASLLGNYDPPRGHPRFVSAFAALLRSIYHADFEPENVAVTAGSQCATFFLINLFAGRGRGRKRHKILLPLCPEYLGYADQGLEEDIFVACRPKVEWPAGAGGHVFKYHVNLDAVRERLGQGDIAAMLVSRPTNPSGNVISEDELLSLSDLALRHDIPLILDQAYGVPFPAIVHVPVKPIYAPHFILLFSLSKIGLPGTRTGIVAGPASVTSAVASMTAVAGLANPSLGQHLVLPWLEDGSILEMGPRWLQPFYNARRLKAREWLEEAFKRAHVPWAIHADEGAFFHWLWLPELSTTSREFCRRLKAHKVLTVPGEYFFYGLEEDWPHRHQCLRINYSGPEKVVREAIHIIAREAARCH, from the coding sequence ATGAATCCTGAGGTCATTTCGCGGGTGGGAGCCAAATGGTCGCAAGTGACGGGCATTGGCGAATTAATGGAGGATCTGGGGCATGCCCTGACAGTTGATCCCGAGATGCGCATGTTAGGCGGCGGTAATCCCGCCCTGGTCCCTGAATTTATGCAGGCCGCCCAGCAACGGATGGCGGCCATGTTGCGCGAGCCAGAGGCCATGGCGTCTTTGCTGGGCAATTACGATCCCCCACGGGGGCATCCCCGGTTTGTCAGCGCCTTCGCCGCGCTGTTACGGAGTATTTACCATGCCGACTTTGAGCCGGAAAACGTGGCGGTCACGGCCGGCAGCCAATGCGCTACTTTCTTTCTCATCAACCTGTTTGCTGGCAGAGGCAGGGGGAGAAAGCGCCACAAGATATTACTGCCATTGTGTCCGGAATACCTCGGTTATGCCGATCAGGGATTGGAGGAGGACATTTTCGTGGCCTGCCGCCCAAAAGTGGAGTGGCCGGCGGGAGCTGGGGGCCATGTTTTCAAATACCACGTAAATCTCGATGCGGTGCGGGAGCGCCTTGGACAGGGGGACATCGCCGCAATGCTGGTTTCACGGCCCACCAATCCCTCTGGTAATGTCATCTCAGAAGATGAGCTCTTAAGTTTATCAGACCTGGCCCTTCGGCACGACATCCCCTTAATCCTGGATCAGGCTTACGGCGTTCCCTTTCCCGCCATAGTCCACGTCCCCGTTAAACCCATCTACGCTCCGCATTTTATTCTGCTGTTCAGCCTCTCCAAGATTGGGCTGCCGGGTACCCGGACGGGCATCGTAGCCGGGCCAGCAAGTGTCACCTCGGCGGTAGCTTCCATGACGGCCGTTGCCGGTCTGGCCAATCCCTCCCTGGGACAGCACCTGGTGCTGCCCTGGTTGGAGGATGGCAGCATTTTGGAAATGGGACCACGCTGGCTGCAGCCGTTCTATAACGCGCGCCGTCTCAAGGCGCGCGAATGGTTGGAGGAAGCCTTCAAGCGGGCGCATGTCCCCTGGGCCATCCATGCAGATGAGGGCGCCTTTTTCCACTGGCTCTGGTTGCCTGAACTAAGCACGACGAGCCGCGAATTCTGCCGGCGTCTCAAGGCGCACAAAGTCCTGACCGTGCCAGGAGAATATTTCTTTTATGGCCTGGAGGAGGACTGGCCCCATCGTCATCAATGTCTGCGCATTAATTACTCCGGGCCGGAAAAGGTGGTACGCGAGGCTATTCATATCATTGCCCGGGAGGCAGCGCGCTGCCATTGA
- a CDS encoding diphosphate--fructose-6-phosphate 1-phosphotransferase: MSAKPNVFIAQSGGPSAVINNSLRGVIDFCHEHPETFGRVYGGWHGIEGALKEELLDLSAQDPKEIALLETTPAAGAIGTCRYKLKEKQRADFERVIEVFKAHRIGYFFYIGGNDSMDTANKISKLAAERGLDLVATGVPKTIDNDVGDAEFKLVDHTPGYGSTARYWACNILAANEENAGSCPADPVLVLQAMGRKIGFIPAAARLADPHRELPLQIYMTEAGLSLEQLADNVNDALKKCGRCIVVVSEGLDVGDIGAQKDAFGHTHFGASDQTVQQVVVSYLNRKGLAATGKARGQVPGTDQRHSIVLASTVDLKEAYESGRKAAEIAMREGNGFMATILREPGPAYKVRYDKVPLELMANSERFFPKHWIAANKIDVTDDFIAYARPLIGEEWVRVPLENGLPRFARLKPLFVEKKCPPFIPEAYRKKGE, encoded by the coding sequence ATGAGCGCGAAACCGAATGTTTTTATCGCCCAATCCGGCGGCCCTTCGGCGGTCATCAACAACTCGCTGCGCGGTGTCATTGATTTTTGCCATGAACACCCCGAAACCTTCGGCCGGGTGTATGGCGGCTGGCACGGCATTGAGGGCGCCCTCAAAGAAGAACTTTTGGACCTAAGCGCACAAGATCCCAAAGAGATCGCCCTGCTGGAGACCACCCCTGCCGCCGGGGCCATTGGCACCTGCCGCTACAAACTCAAGGAAAAGCAGCGCGCGGATTTTGAGCGGGTGATTGAAGTCTTCAAGGCCCACCGGATTGGCTATTTCTTCTACATTGGCGGCAACGACTCGATGGATACCGCCAATAAAATCAGCAAACTGGCGGCGGAACGCGGCCTCGATTTGGTGGCCACGGGGGTGCCGAAAACCATAGATAACGACGTGGGCGACGCCGAGTTCAAGTTGGTGGATCACACTCCCGGTTACGGCTCCACGGCACGCTACTGGGCATGCAATATTTTGGCCGCCAATGAAGAAAATGCCGGGTCATGCCCGGCGGATCCGGTGCTGGTGCTACAGGCGATGGGGCGCAAAATTGGCTTCATTCCGGCGGCTGCCCGCCTGGCCGATCCCCACCGCGAGCTGCCCCTCCAAATTTACATGACGGAAGCCGGTCTCTCGCTGGAGCAGTTGGCCGATAACGTCAATGATGCTCTGAAAAAATGCGGACGCTGCATCGTCGTGGTGAGTGAAGGATTGGACGTCGGCGACATTGGCGCACAGAAAGACGCTTTTGGACATACCCACTTCGGCGCCAGCGATCAAACGGTGCAGCAGGTGGTGGTATCCTACTTGAACCGCAAGGGGCTGGCCGCCACCGGCAAGGCCCGTGGCCAGGTCCCGGGCACGGATCAACGACATTCAATTGTCCTGGCCTCGACGGTGGACCTCAAGGAAGCCTATGAATCCGGGCGAAAAGCCGCTGAAATTGCCATGCGCGAGGGCAACGGCTTCATGGCCACCATTCTCCGTGAGCCGGGACCGGCCTACAAGGTGCGCTACGACAAGGTGCCGTTGGAGCTTATGGCCAACAGCGAGCGCTTTTTCCCCAAGCACTGGATTGCGGCGAATAAAATTGATGTGACAGATGATTTCATTGCCTATGCCCGTCCGCTGATTGGCGAAGAATGGGTGCGCGTGCCGCTGGAGAACGGCCTCCCGCGCTTCGCCCGTTTGAAGCCACTGTTTGTGGAGAAAAAATGCCCGCCTTTTATTCCGGAGGCTTATCGGAAAAAAGGTGAGTAA
- a CDS encoding ATP-binding protein translates to MTEIVVLHELVCDELGKPLDYRILDTNPAFTQVTGIRWEQANGKLASEVYQQSPPPYLEVYARVAQSGIAEQFETYYEPMRKHFLISVFSPAPGRFATVATDITLRKEKEEEARRLSRLYATLSAVNQTVVRVQSEQDLMESSCRAIVELGGFCLAWAGKLNPPTSQVLPLAAFGLRPIKKEAIVVYADERPEGLGPSGTAIRRQRPVVSQMESDDPRLAPWRHLIEEHQIKSCAAFPLFDEGGVYGSLTVCSPSTSAFTERELALLAEVAADVTFALKRLQAERRQQQMEQILVERERQLQMLLANIPGGVYKCEVHAPWRVAFFSEGSQAITGRPPSDFTEGKLTYADMVHPDDLSELDKIVEEAVVARRAYEATYRIVRPDGQIRHVFEKGRACYDEKGTPQFLEGIVFDITAQRQAERQLQASQRELEAVHEQAPVVMMLLDEHFKIVRANRAARMLADVPAHEWNACFKGGPGDVLRCVNALTASSGCGSSVACLQCLLLHSLQELQNTTHCCSEVECQLTLAGSKQKQQVELQGNVCRLNIDGQTRFLLCLNDVTARNRAEAERDRLQQQLFQAQKMEAIGHLAGGIAHDFNNILAAMMMHYQELLEDAQLSPPVRESINELNKLAERAANLTRQLLLYSRRAPMEKKVLDLNACVMDMLKLLRRSVGEHIQVIFSPAAEPAWVNADASLLGQVLLNLAVNARDAMPKGGDLRVAVHTREILEAELSEHPQGKTGQYAVLEVSDTGCGMPLEVLARIFDPFFTTKGPGKGTGLGLATVEGIVKQHEGWIEVKSEVGIGSTFTIYLPLAKSAEAAATSQGPAPRIVGGTETILLVEDEPSVRRGISNCLRRAGYQVIEAGHGAEALQIWGLRKDEIALVFTDMVLPGGMSGLELIQIMRAEQPDLRVIFSTGYSVELAEWELSLGGIFAILPKPYTISQLTSTLREVLERPAPAK, encoded by the coding sequence ATGACGGAAATCGTGGTGCTGCATGAGCTGGTGTGTGATGAATTGGGAAAACCATTGGATTACCGCATACTTGACACCAATCCTGCCTTTACCCAAGTCACCGGAATTCGCTGGGAGCAAGCCAACGGCAAACTGGCATCGGAAGTCTATCAGCAATCACCGCCCCCCTACCTCGAGGTTTACGCGCGTGTGGCTCAATCGGGCATTGCTGAACAGTTTGAGACGTATTACGAGCCGATGCGCAAGCATTTCCTGATCTCGGTCTTCAGTCCGGCTCCCGGACGGTTTGCCACCGTGGCCACGGATATTACCCTGCGCAAGGAAAAAGAAGAGGAAGCCCGCCGGCTCAGTCGGCTTTATGCCACCTTGAGCGCGGTAAATCAAACGGTCGTGCGGGTTCAGTCGGAACAGGATTTGATGGAGTCGAGTTGTCGGGCCATCGTGGAACTGGGCGGGTTCTGTTTGGCGTGGGCGGGAAAGTTGAATCCCCCTACCTCTCAAGTCCTTCCATTGGCGGCCTTTGGTTTGCGGCCCATAAAAAAAGAGGCCATCGTGGTTTATGCCGACGAAAGACCGGAGGGACTGGGGCCGAGCGGCACGGCCATTCGCCGGCAACGCCCTGTGGTGTCACAGATGGAATCAGATGATCCCAGGCTGGCTCCCTGGCGTCACCTCATCGAGGAGCATCAAATTAAGTCATGTGCGGCCTTTCCCCTGTTTGATGAGGGTGGTGTCTATGGCAGCCTGACGGTGTGCAGCCCCAGCACCAGCGCTTTTACCGAGCGCGAGCTGGCTCTTTTGGCGGAAGTGGCTGCGGATGTCACTTTCGCGTTGAAGCGCCTGCAGGCGGAGCGCCGGCAACAACAAATGGAGCAAATTCTGGTGGAGCGTGAGCGCCAGTTGCAAATGCTCCTGGCCAATATCCCGGGCGGGGTTTATAAATGCGAAGTGCACGCTCCCTGGAGGGTTGCTTTCTTTAGCGAAGGCTCACAGGCAATCACCGGGCGCCCGCCCTCGGATTTTACGGAGGGCAAACTTACTTATGCGGACATGGTGCACCCCGATGATTTGTCTGAGCTGGACAAGATTGTTGAGGAAGCCGTGGTCGCCAGGAGAGCGTATGAGGCCACTTACCGCATTGTCCGCCCAGATGGGCAGATTCGCCATGTCTTCGAAAAAGGGCGGGCCTGCTACGATGAAAAAGGGACGCCGCAATTTTTGGAGGGAATTGTTTTTGACATTACGGCCCAAAGACAGGCCGAGCGTCAATTACAGGCCTCCCAGCGTGAATTGGAGGCGGTGCATGAGCAGGCCCCCGTGGTGATGATGTTGTTGGATGAACATTTTAAAATTGTGCGGGCCAACCGGGCCGCACGCATGCTGGCCGATGTGCCGGCGCATGAATGGAATGCCTGTTTCAAGGGCGGCCCCGGCGATGTGTTGCGGTGCGTGAATGCGCTGACTGCGTCTTCGGGTTGCGGCAGCAGCGTTGCCTGCCTGCAATGCCTGTTGCTGCACAGTTTGCAGGAGCTACAAAACACCACGCATTGCTGCTCGGAGGTCGAATGTCAACTGACACTGGCTGGCTCGAAGCAAAAACAACAGGTTGAACTACAGGGCAATGTTTGCCGTCTCAACATTGATGGGCAAACTCGCTTTTTGCTCTGCTTAAATGATGTCACGGCACGCAACCGCGCCGAGGCGGAACGTGACCGGCTGCAACAACAGCTTTTCCAGGCGCAGAAAATGGAGGCCATCGGGCATCTGGCAGGCGGGATTGCGCATGACTTCAACAACATCCTGGCGGCCATGATGATGCACTACCAGGAGCTTTTGGAGGATGCCCAGTTGTCGCCTCCTGTGCGGGAGTCCATTAACGAATTGAACAAGCTGGCCGAGCGGGCGGCGAATCTGACACGTCAGTTGCTGCTGTACAGCCGGCGTGCACCAATGGAGAAAAAAGTCCTGGATTTAAATGCTTGCGTCATGGACATGCTAAAACTGTTGCGGCGCTCCGTGGGAGAACATATTCAGGTAATTTTCTCCCCTGCGGCGGAGCCGGCATGGGTGAATGCAGATGCCAGCCTGTTGGGACAGGTGTTGCTAAACCTGGCCGTGAATGCGCGAGACGCGATGCCCAAGGGGGGCGATTTGCGCGTTGCCGTGCATACCAGGGAGATCCTTGAGGCCGAGTTGAGCGAGCATCCCCAAGGCAAAACCGGCCAATATGCCGTATTGGAGGTCAGTGACACGGGTTGCGGCATGCCCTTGGAGGTTCTGGCGCGCATCTTTGATCCCTTTTTTACCACCAAAGGGCCCGGCAAAGGCACCGGTTTGGGCCTGGCCACTGTGGAGGGCATCGTCAAGCAGCACGAGGGATGGATTGAGGTTAAAAGTGAGGTGGGCATCGGCAGCACGTTTACGATTTACCTGCCCCTGGCCAAGTCGGCTGAGGCAGCCGCCACATCGCAAGGCCCTGCACCTCGGATTGTCGGTGGGACTGAGACCATCCTGCTGGTCGAGGATGAGCCATCAGTGCGGCGCGGAATATCCAATTGTCTGCGCCGGGCAGGTTATCAGGTGATCGAAGCCGGCCATGGAGCGGAGGCGCTGCAAATCTGGGGCCTCCGCAAGGACGAAATCGCCCTCGTTTTCACGGATATGGTCCTGCCTGGCGGCATGAGCGGTCTGGAATTGATTCAAATCATGCGCGCCGAACAACCCGATCTGCGGGTGATCTTTTCCACGGGCTACAGCGTGGAACTGGCCGAATGGGAGCTTTCCCTCGGCGGGATATTCGCCATCCTGCCCAAGCCTTACACCATCTCCCAATTAACGTCCACCCTGCGTGAAGTCCTGGAGCGGCCCGCCCCGGCCAAGTGA